A portion of the Oxynema aestuarii AP17 genome contains these proteins:
- a CDS encoding phosphoketolase family protein, translated as MTVTPIKTQFGPEIDVGQVREHNRKQLEAIARYRRAANYLAAAQIYLKDNVLLRDPLQPEHIKDRLLGHWGTTPGINLIYAHLNRLIRRYDVNLFLVTGPGHGAPANLANLYLEGSLQEFYPELTFDAAGLHDFIKRFSWPGGFPSHLYPGIPGTIHEGGELGYALATSFGAVMDNPDLIVTCIVGDGESETGPTATAWHSYKYIDPAESGAVLPILHLNQYKISSRTIYGSMSDEDLLHLFSGYGYQVRIVGDDDLDADLYASMDWAYQEICRIQQAARSGEPIAQPRWPMLILRSPKGLSGIEELHGEPIEGSYRSHQVPAKHVKSQEGERQKLERWLRSYGPEDLFDESGAPEPDILALCPQGDRRMGCNPYTFGGRMREALNLPDLFESEVPVERQETDGTCKRGDRQLGNTEQLAKYLKQVIALNPQNFRIFSPDELESNRLGEVFDLTQRNFQWPTDADDENIGSHGGRVLEVLSEHNCQGWLQGYLLTGRHGLFPSYEAFLGIVTTMMDQYAKFVKVSKEFPWRLPVASLNYLESSTLWRQEHNGFSHQNPSFLNSVLDQKAEFARVYLPPDANCLISTLDHCLQSTGYVNLVVANKNPMPQWLSMEEAIAHCRAGASVWPWASTDDGVDPDVVLVGIGDVPTVEVLAAAHILRSQMPHLRVRVVNVTDLLVLEEQSEHPHGLDADMFEALLTSDRPVIVNFHGYPSLIEQLIFGRPNLDRFHINGYREEGNTTTPFDMLVRNRASRYHLIMQAIRLGSRRNSRVAAHANDRVRHYEYVLAEHSKYICENGVDPAEITNWQWC; from the coding sequence ATGACCGTGACCCCCATCAAAACTCAATTCGGTCCCGAAATCGATGTGGGGCAAGTTCGCGAACACAACCGAAAACAGTTAGAGGCGATCGCCCGCTACCGTCGCGCGGCGAATTACCTCGCTGCCGCTCAAATATATCTCAAAGATAACGTACTTTTGCGCGATCCCCTGCAACCGGAACATATTAAAGATCGTTTGTTAGGTCATTGGGGAACGACCCCGGGCATCAACTTGATTTACGCCCATCTCAATCGCCTCATTCGTCGCTACGATGTCAATCTATTTCTGGTCACCGGACCGGGACACGGCGCGCCCGCCAACTTAGCTAACCTGTATCTGGAAGGCTCGTTGCAAGAGTTTTATCCGGAATTGACGTTCGACGCGGCAGGTCTTCACGACTTTATCAAACGGTTCTCCTGGCCCGGGGGCTTTCCGTCTCACTTATATCCCGGCATTCCCGGCACAATTCACGAAGGGGGCGAACTCGGCTATGCCCTGGCGACTTCCTTCGGGGCGGTGATGGACAATCCCGATCTCATCGTTACCTGTATCGTCGGCGATGGCGAATCGGAAACCGGGCCGACGGCGACGGCATGGCACAGCTATAAGTATATCGACCCTGCCGAATCGGGGGCGGTGCTGCCGATTTTACACTTAAATCAGTACAAAATTTCGAGTCGCACGATCTACGGATCGATGAGCGATGAAGACTTACTACACTTGTTTTCCGGCTATGGCTATCAAGTGCGAATCGTCGGCGACGACGACCTCGATGCGGATCTCTACGCTTCCATGGATTGGGCTTATCAAGAGATTTGCCGGATCCAACAGGCCGCCCGATCCGGCGAACCGATCGCCCAACCGCGCTGGCCGATGTTAATTTTGCGATCGCCGAAAGGACTCTCGGGGATCGAGGAACTGCACGGCGAACCGATCGAAGGTTCCTATCGATCGCACCAAGTTCCGGCCAAACACGTTAAAAGTCAGGAAGGCGAACGCCAAAAATTAGAACGATGGTTGCGGTCCTACGGTCCCGAGGACTTGTTCGACGAGTCCGGCGCGCCCGAACCGGACATCCTCGCCCTTTGTCCGCAAGGCGATCGGCGGATGGGCTGTAACCCGTATACTTTCGGCGGACGGATGCGCGAGGCCCTCAACCTGCCCGACTTGTTCGAGTCGGAAGTTCCCGTGGAACGCCAAGAAACGGACGGCACTTGCAAACGGGGCGATCGCCAACTCGGTAATACGGAACAATTAGCCAAATATCTCAAACAGGTCATCGCCCTCAACCCGCAAAATTTCCGGATTTTCAGCCCGGACGAACTCGAATCGAACCGTTTGGGCGAAGTGTTCGACCTGACCCAACGTAATTTTCAATGGCCCACCGATGCGGACGACGAAAATATCGGATCGCATGGCGGTCGCGTCTTAGAAGTGTTGAGCGAGCATAACTGTCAGGGCTGGTTGCAAGGTTATTTATTAACCGGACGTCACGGTTTATTCCCGTCTTACGAGGCATTTTTAGGGATCGTGACGACGATGATGGATCAATATGCCAAGTTCGTAAAAGTCTCTAAAGAATTTCCCTGGCGTCTGCCCGTCGCCTCGTTAAACTATCTCGAAAGTTCGACGTTGTGGCGACAGGAACATAACGGATTTTCCCACCAAAATCCCAGTTTTCTCAATAGCGTTCTCGACCAAAAAGCGGAGTTTGCTCGGGTCTATTTACCCCCTGATGCGAACTGCTTAATCAGTACCTTAGACCACTGTTTGCAGAGTACGGGTTATGTCAATTTAGTGGTGGCGAATAAGAACCCGATGCCGCAATGGTTGTCAATGGAAGAGGCGATCGCGCACTGCCGCGCCGGGGCCTCGGTTTGGCCGTGGGCGAGTACGGATGATGGAGTCGATCCGGATGTGGTTCTCGTCGGAATTGGCGACGTTCCTACCGTCGAAGTGCTGGCGGCGGCTCATATTTTGCGATCGCAAATGCCTCATTTACGAGTGCGCGTGGTGAACGTGACGGACTTGTTAGTTCTCGAAGAACAATCCGAACATCCTCACGGTTTGGATGCGGATATGTTTGAGGCGTTATTGACGAGCGATCGCCCGGTTATTGTCAATTTTCACGGCTATCCTTCTCTCATCGAACAACTCATTTTCGGTCGTCCGAATCTCGATCGCTTCCATATTAACGGCTATCGCGAAGAAGGCAATACGACCACGCCGTTTGATATGTTAGTTCGCAATCGGGCCAGTCGTTATCATCTGATTATGCAGGCGATTCGTTTGGGTTCTCGGCGCAATTCTCGGGTCGCCGCCCACGCGAACGATCGCGTCCGCCATTACGAATACGTGTTAGCCGAACACAGCAAATATATCTGTGAAAATGGGGTCGATCCCGCCGAGATTACGAACTGGCAGTGGTGTTAG
- a CDS encoding acetate/propionate family kinase — protein sequence MKILVLNAGSSSQKSCLYDIKNPPKIVPNSPLWEAKIDWTRHRGVAELTANKEEERLEKTLAIKNPTESRSPAIAQMLKTLWEGKTKAIADPQEIDAVGHRIVHGGDQYRSPVTIDRDVKQTIAELSSLAPSHNPANLEGIEAIEEILPEIPQVAVFDTAFHAHLPPEAAIYPVPYEWYDRGIRRYGFHGISYQYCSQRAAQLLGKPLENLRLIACHLGNGCSLAAIAGGRSIDTTMGFTPLEGLMMGTRSGSVDPGLLLYWQQQHDLTPEDLDNMLNRSSGLKGISGVSGDLREIDAAIARGNDRARLALKLYQKSLNAHLGSMLVALGGADAIVFTGGVGEHHPQIREAACEALALIGVKLDPHKNDRSPVDTDIAAPDSRVRVLLVRAEEDWAIARECWRELR from the coding sequence ATGAAGATTTTAGTTTTAAATGCCGGATCTAGCAGTCAGAAAAGTTGCCTTTATGACATAAAAAATCCTCCTAAAATAGTACCGAATTCTCCCTTGTGGGAAGCTAAAATAGATTGGACTCGTCACCGGGGAGTGGCGGAATTAACGGCAAATAAAGAGGAGGAAAGATTAGAGAAAACATTAGCAATTAAAAACCCTACAGAATCACGATCGCCCGCGATCGCGCAGATGTTAAAAACCTTGTGGGAAGGCAAAACAAAAGCGATCGCCGACCCTCAAGAAATTGATGCCGTCGGACATCGCATCGTTCACGGCGGCGACCAGTATCGATCGCCCGTGACGATCGATCGCGATGTCAAACAGACGATCGCCGAATTGTCCTCCCTGGCTCCATCGCACAATCCCGCCAATTTAGAAGGAATCGAGGCGATCGAAGAGATTTTACCGGAAATTCCCCAAGTCGCCGTCTTCGATACCGCCTTTCACGCCCACTTACCGCCGGAAGCGGCGATTTATCCCGTGCCTTACGAGTGGTACGATCGCGGCATCCGCCGTTATGGATTTCACGGCATCAGCTATCAATATTGCAGCCAGCGCGCCGCACAACTGTTGGGCAAACCCTTAGAAAACTTGCGCTTGATTGCCTGTCATTTAGGCAATGGCTGTTCTCTGGCGGCGATCGCCGGAGGGCGCAGTATCGATACGACGATGGGATTTACCCCGTTAGAAGGCTTGATGATGGGGACGCGATCGGGATCCGTAGATCCGGGACTGTTGCTCTACTGGCAACAACAGCACGATCTCACGCCGGAAGATTTAGATAACATGCTCAATCGATCGTCCGGTTTGAAAGGAATTTCCGGCGTTTCCGGCGATTTGCGCGAGATCGACGCGGCGATCGCCCGGGGAAACGATCGCGCCCGACTGGCGTTGAAATTATACCAAAAATCCCTCAACGCTCACCTCGGATCGATGCTGGTGGCGTTGGGAGGCGCGGACGCGATCGTATTTACCGGAGGGGTCGGCGAACACCACCCGCAAATTCGCGAGGCGGCGTGCGAGGCGTTGGCGCTGATTGGCGTTAAATTAGATCCGCACAAAAACGATCGATCGCCTGTGGATACGGATATTGCCGCGCCGGATTCGAGGGTGCGGGTCTTGCTGGTGCGGGCCGAAGAAGATTGGGCGATCGCCCGGGAATGCTGGCGCGAGCTGCGTTAG
- a CDS encoding DUF1611 domain-containing protein, translating to MQLTPDRRVAILLHEGILGSIGKTGLTLLRYSEATIVAVIDRECVGRSLLQLTGIDREVPIVESVEDALAYHPDVLAIGIAPPGGGLPPSWFMELQHAIAAGVSIVNGLHTSLANHPELRHSLRPGQWIWDIRQEPVGLQIGSAQARELPCKRVLTVGTDMAIGKMSASIELHRRARDRGLRSQFLATGQAGLAISGEGIPLDAVRVDFAAGAVEQMVMRYGRDRDLVFVEGQGSLFHPGSTATLPLIRGSQPTHLVLVHRAGQTHIRNHPHVPIPPLPAAIQIYETIAHAAGAFAPVPVAAIALNTRDLDDAGAKGAIAAVQEETGLPCADPVRFSADPILDALVGC from the coding sequence GTGCAACTCACTCCCGATCGTAGAGTCGCCATCCTCCTGCACGAGGGCATTCTCGGCAGTATCGGCAAAACTGGATTGACGTTATTGCGCTACAGCGAAGCGACGATCGTCGCCGTCATCGATCGCGAATGCGTGGGGCGATCGCTCCTACAATTAACGGGAATCGATCGCGAGGTTCCGATTGTCGAGTCCGTCGAAGACGCCCTCGCCTACCATCCCGATGTTTTGGCGATCGGGATCGCGCCTCCCGGCGGTGGACTCCCGCCGTCGTGGTTTATGGAACTCCAACACGCGATCGCCGCAGGAGTCTCGATCGTCAACGGGTTGCATACTTCCCTCGCCAACCATCCGGAATTACGCCACAGTTTGCGCCCCGGTCAGTGGATTTGGGACATCCGTCAAGAACCCGTCGGCTTGCAAATTGGCAGCGCCCAAGCCCGGGAACTCCCGTGCAAGCGCGTGTTAACGGTGGGAACGGATATGGCGATCGGCAAGATGTCGGCGAGTATCGAACTGCACCGACGGGCGCGCGATCGCGGTTTGCGTTCTCAATTCCTCGCTACCGGACAGGCGGGACTGGCAATTTCGGGGGAAGGGATTCCCCTCGATGCGGTGCGCGTGGACTTCGCCGCCGGGGCCGTCGAACAAATGGTGATGCGTTACGGTCGCGATCGCGATCTGGTGTTTGTCGAAGGGCAGGGTTCCTTATTTCATCCCGGTTCTACCGCCACTTTACCCCTGATTCGCGGCTCCCAACCGACTCACTTAGTTCTGGTTCACCGGGCCGGACAAACCCACATTCGCAATCACCCTCACGTCCCGATTCCACCGTTACCCGCCGCGATTCAAATCTACGAAACGATCGCCCACGCGGCGGGGGCGTTCGCCCCGGTTCCCGTCGCCGCGATCGCCCTCAATACAAGAGATTTAGACGATGCGGGGGCGAAAGGCGCGATCGCCGCCGTGCAAGAGGAAACCGGGTTACCCTGTGCCGACCCCGTGCGTTTCAGTGCCGATCCGATTTTGGATGCCTTGGTCGGGTGCTAG